A region from the Flexibacter flexilis DSM 6793 genome encodes:
- a CDS encoding proline dehydrogenase family protein, which translates to MANDPINLSFDNLEVAFASKTNAQLRKTYWLFAAMNNTGLMNFGTSAMQTALNWRLPINGLVKATIFEQFCGGEDINECQKTVDELGKFNIGTILDYSVEGEKSEAGFDATMREIMATIDKAATSKHIPFSVFKVTGVGNFDLLAKVQEAKNMTDADLKAFDRVRNRVQTICAYAAKHKVRIFIDAEESWIQQPIDQLADEMMAEFNREEAIVYNTYQFYRWATLPTLQQAVFEAKSKGYQVGAKLVRGAYMEKERARAAANKYADPIQPNKKASDEDYDKGVLFCLENLDTVAFCAGTHNENSSLQLAAEMKKRGIAPNNPRVFFAQLLGMSDNISYNLAKAGYNVAKYVPYGPVAAVMPYLMRRAQENTSIAGQSSREFSLITRERERRKIQ; encoded by the coding sequence ATGGCTAACGACCCCATTAATCTATCTTTCGACAATTTGGAAGTGGCTTTTGCCTCCAAAACCAATGCGCAATTGCGCAAAACTTATTGGCTGTTTGCGGCCATGAATAACACAGGTCTGATGAATTTCGGAACGTCGGCGATGCAGACGGCTCTGAATTGGCGATTGCCCATCAATGGCCTTGTGAAAGCAACGATTTTTGAGCAGTTCTGCGGTGGCGAAGACATCAACGAATGCCAAAAAACGGTGGATGAGTTGGGTAAATTTAATATCGGAACGATTCTGGATTATTCCGTAGAGGGCGAAAAAAGCGAAGCGGGTTTTGATGCCACCATGCGCGAAATCATGGCCACGATAGACAAGGCCGCCACGTCCAAACACATTCCTTTTTCGGTGTTTAAGGTAACAGGTGTAGGCAACTTCGATTTGTTGGCCAAAGTGCAAGAAGCCAAAAATATGACTGATGCCGACCTGAAAGCCTTTGACCGTGTGCGTAATCGCGTGCAGACTATTTGCGCGTATGCGGCCAAACACAAGGTCAGAATTTTTATTGATGCCGAAGAAAGTTGGATTCAGCAACCTATCGACCAACTCGCCGACGAGATGATGGCGGAGTTTAACCGCGAAGAAGCCATTGTTTACAATACCTACCAATTTTATCGTTGGGCTACGTTGCCAACTTTGCAACAGGCTGTATTTGAGGCGAAAAGCAAAGGCTATCAGGTAGGCGCAAAACTCGTAAGAGGGGCGTATATGGAAAAAGAACGCGCCAGAGCTGCCGCCAACAAGTATGCGGACCCGATTCAGCCAAATAAAAAAGCCAGTGATGAGGATTACGACAAAGGAGTGTTATTTTGTTTAGAAAATTTGGATACTGTTGCTTTTTGCGCGGGCACGCACAACGAAAATAGCAGTTTGCAACTGGCCGCCGAAATGAAAAAACGGGGCATTGCGCCAAACAATCCGCGTGTTTTCTTTGCGCAATTGTTGGGCATGAGCGATAATATTTCCTACAATTTGGCGAAAGCTGGCTACAACGTGGCCAAATATGTACCTTATGGTCCAGTGGCTGCCGTCATGCCGTATCTGATGCGCCGTGCGCAAGAAAATACGTCTATCGCAGGGCAAAGCAGCCGCGAATTTAGCCTGATTACACGCGAACGCGAACGCCGCAAGATTCAATAA